The Phycisphaerales bacterium sequence GCCCGGCTCCAACCGGGCGAAGAAGCTCACCAAGGGCGACGTCGTCAAGATCGATATCGGCGTCAAGCACCGCGGCTGGATCGGTGACGCCGCGTGGACCTACGTCTTCGGCCAGCCCACGCCGCAGGTCAAGAAGCTCTGCGACTCGGGCAAGGAATCGCTCCGCCGCGGCGTGCAGCAGCTCCGCCCCGGCAACTCGTACCTCGCCTTCGCCCGGGCCGTGCAGGGGCACGTCGAGGGCGAGTGCCGCTTCCACCTCATCCGCGGCCTCGGCGGGCACGGCTACGGCCAGACCCTGCACGCCCCGCCCTTCGTCTCCAACACCGTCCCCACCTACCCCGGCGAGTGGCCCGACGCCACCAGCCCCTGCCTCCCCGGCACGCTCGTTGCCGTGGAGCCCATGATCGCCATCGGCACGGGTATGACGACTCAGCGGCAGGGCCCCGGCCGCAAGACCGAGTGGCCGGTGTACACCAAGGACGGCTCGCTCTCGGTGCACTACGAGCACGACGTGCTAATCACCGAGAATGGGCCGCGGGTGCTCACGGCGGAGCTTGAAGAACTCCCCGACGTGATCGAGCAGTAGTCACCGGGTGCCGGGCAGTCTGCTTCAGTCGGTTGGTGGTGGCGGTGGGATTAACGGGGTGATCAGGCGGATCAGTACTGGCAGGTGCACCGTCGCCACGCGCCAGATCTTGTCGTCCTCGATCTCGCCATAGTCGTGCACCAGGATGTGCCGCTGAACGATAATGGGCCGCCACGGCACCTCCGGGTGCGCCTTTCGAAAGTCGTCCGAAAGTTCTCTTGCCGCTTCGCCCACGATCTGCACCGACCGTTCGACCGCCCGCCGAAGCTGACGGTCCTCCCGGTAGTTCTCCCACGTCTTGCCCGCAACAAACTCCACGGCTTCGTGGGCATGTCGAACCATGTCCCACAACAGTGCAGCGTCCCGCTCATCAGGCCGCATACAGCACCCGCCGGTTGTTCATGATGTGGTGCCGGCGGAACGGGTTCACGAGCCGACGCTTCTCGACGAGGTCTACCTCGCGCCCGAAAAGAGCGCAGAGCTCATCCCGCATATCGATCCACGGCTCCAACGTCGGCGAGGCGCCCTCTTCGAACTCAAGGAGCACGTCGACATCGCTGTCCGCCCGGAAGTCCGCCCGCAACACCGAGCCGAACAACGAGAACTCCCGCACCCGCCACTTGCGGCAGAACTCCGCGATGCGTTCTTGGGGGAGATCGATCTGGGGCGTCGGGGCGACCATACCGCAGGATTGTACCGGGAGACGCCCGGGCCTAGACTTGGCCCGGAGCCCATGACTGTGATCACCGCAGCCCTCCAGCCCAGTGCCGCCGTGCAACTGCAACAGCAGCAGGCGATCACCCGCCAACGGCGGGGGTGACGGGCCACGCCGGGCGCATTAACCCGCCCGCCGTGCAGTGAATCCCAGCCCCTCGCCCCCTATCCTCCGCCTCCCGAACAACCTGTCGATTGCCAGCCGTTTCCCCGGGAGTTTCAGGGTCTCCACGCGGCCTTTGTACGATTGGCAGTCCCCATTCCACCTGATCCATTCCGGCGTTTGATCCTGTCATCCGCCGGTGAACGACACAAGGCCCCCCGCACCCGCACGGAGGAGTTCGCCCCCATGACCCACCACACCACCGTCCACACCATGCTGACCCCCCACGGCAAAGTCCCCTTCCTCAACGGCACCACCGTCACCGGCATGCCCAGCCAGACCAGCCGCCTGGAGACCCACGTGAACGACACCCGTGTCGATGAGCTGTTCGCCTCCGACGTCTTCACCGAGCGCGTCATGCAGCAGCGCCTGCCCAAGGACGTCTACAAGAAGATGGTCCGCACCATCAACCACGGCGAGCCCCTCGACCCCGCCCTCGCCGACGTCGTCGCCTCCGCCATGAAGGAGTGGGCGATGGAGCGCGGCGCCACCCACTACACCCACTGGTTCCAGCCCCTCACCGGCCTCACCGCCGAGAAGCACGACGCCTTCCTCTCCCCCGACGGGCGCGGCGGCGCGGTCAGTGAGTTCACCGGCTCCGCCCTCGTGCAGGGCGAGCCCGACGCCTCCAGCTTCCCTAGCGGCGGCATCCGCGGCACGTTCGAGGCCCGCGGGTACACCGCGTGGGACTGCACGTCGCCGGTCTTCCTGAACCGCTCCGCGGGCACCGCGACGCTGTGCATCCCCACCGCATTCGTCTCCTGGACCGGCGAGGCCCTCGACAAGAAGACGCCCCTCCTGCGTTCCATGGAGGCGCTGAGCGAGCAGGCGATGCGCGTGCTCAAAGTCTTCGGCTCTGACGCCGGCGTCACCCGCGTCATGGCCACCCTCGGCTGCGAGCAGGAGTACTTCCTGATCGACCGCAGCTTCTACTACGAGCGTGACGACCTCAAGGCGTGCGACCGCACCGTGTTCGGCGCCCGCCCGCCCAAGGGCCAGCAGCTCGAGGACCACTACTTCGGCTCCATCCCCACCCGCGTGCTCGGGTTCATGGCCGAGGTCGAGCAGGAGCTGTACAAGCTCGGCGTCCCGGTCAAGACCCGCCACAATGAGGTCGCGCCCGGCCAGTTCGAGCTCGCGCCGGTCTTCGAGACCGCCAACGTCGCGTGCGACCACCAGATGCTGGTGATGGAGACCCTCAAGCGCGTCGCCCCCCGCTACGGCCTCCAGTGC is a genomic window containing:
- a CDS encoding methionyl aminopeptidase, whose product is MPHPPRLLNAAEADLAYASAQKVVEVHRRLAEWLHEGVTLPEIDGFVAKQLEDLDCKSCFLGYRTGSHAAFPSYACLSVNDCVVHGTAGYYTEPGSNRAKKLTKGDVVKIDIGVKHRGWIGDAAWTYVFGQPTPQVKKLCDSGKESLRRGVQQLRPGNSYLAFARAVQGHVEGECRFHLIRGLGGHGYGQTLHAPPFVSNTVPTYPGEWPDATSPCLPGTLVAVEPMIAIGTGMTTQRQGPGRKTEWPVYTKDGSLSVHYEHDVLITENGPRVLTAELEELPDVIEQ
- a CDS encoding HepT-like ribonuclease domain-containing protein, coding for MVRHAHEAVEFVAGKTWENYREDRQLRRAVERSVQIVGEAARELSDDFRKAHPEVPWRPIIVQRHILVHDYGEIEDDKIWRVATVHLPVLIRLITPLIPPPPPTD
- a CDS encoding nucleotidyltransferase domain-containing protein, coding for MVAPTPQIDLPQERIAEFCRKWRVREFSLFGSVLRADFRADSDVDVLLEFEEGASPTLEPWIDMRDELCALFGREVDLVEKRRLVNPFRRHHIMNNRRVLYAA